A part of Gadus morhua chromosome 17, gadMor3.0, whole genome shotgun sequence genomic DNA contains:
- the plaa gene encoding phospholipase A-2-activating protein, producing the protein MALSNSYKLRCSIPGHEMDVRGVTAALVPAGAFVSVSRDRTGRVWTPNASPDKGFTEMHCMTGHTNFVSCVCIIAPSETYPRGLIATGGNDNNICVFSLDQPQPLFMLQGHKNTVCTLSSGKFGTLLSGSWDTTAKVWLNEKCMMTLQGHTAAVWAVAILPEQGLMLSGSADKSIKLWKAGRCEKTYTGHEDCVRGLAVLSDTEFFSCSNDTSVRRWMVAGECVQVYLGHTNYIYSIAIFPNSHDFISTGEDRTVRIWRKGECHQTIRLPAQSVWSCCILPNNDIAVGASDGLIRVFTEAEDRVASPQELLAFEDELSKTTIDPKTGDLGDIKIDDLPGREHLDEPGNRDGQTRLIKEADKVEAYQWSVSESRWMKIGDVVGGSSQHTTKKVTYEGKEYDFVFTIDVNEGGPSMKLPYNMSEDPWLTAHNFLQKNDLSSAFLDQVANFIIENSKGHVVGPATPSAVDPFTGSGRYVPGAADGRTGFGADPFTGSGRYIPGSGSTGGSTGATDPFTGGGAYSSAAFRQTATNIYFPKTDGVTFDQANATQIMAKLKELNGTASPEHKLSEEFVESLKRMLDSVVGGANNSTPPPSLQQINLLWKASHWPEDIVFPVLDILRLAVRHPQVNESLCGEAEGVQLCNHLLGLMAPQGRPANQMLALRTLCNCFGGPQGRALLLAQREAVLARAAELAVGGSKNTQVALATLLLNYAGCLHGRPDLEAKAQCLSVASSALESVQDKEAVFRLLVALGTTLASDQSARELARSLGVTSQIAKYSSVADPAKVGECCQLVLNELQ; encoded by the exons ATGGCATTATCAAACTCCTATAAGCTCCGGTGCTCCATCCCGGGGCATGAGATGGACGTCCGGGGGGTCACGGCCGCCCTGGTCCCCGCCGGAGCGTTCGTGTCCGTGTCCAGAGACCGGACTGGAAGGGTCTGGACCCCTAATGCAAG TCCAGACAAAGGCTTCACAGAGATGCACTGTATGACCGGCCACACCAACTTCGTGTCCTGTGTGTGCATCATCGCCCCGAGCGAGACTTACCCCAGGGGGCTTATCGCCACGGGGGGAAACGATAACAACATTTGTGTGTTCTCACTGGATCAACCACAGCCCCTCTTCATGCTGCAAGGCCATAAAAACACAG TTTGCACTTTGTCCTCCGGGAAGTTTGGCACACTCCTGAGCGGCTCTTGGGACACCACCGCTAAAGTGTGGCTCAACGAGAAGTGCATGATGACACTGCAG GGTCACACTGCGGCGGTCTGGGCGGTCGCCATCCTCCCAGAACAGGGCCTCATGCTGTCGGGCTCCGCAGATAAATCCATTAAGCTTTGGAAAGCCGGCCGCTGTGAAAAGACGTATACAG GCCATGAGGACTGCGTCAGGGGTCTGGCCGTCCTCAGTGACACAGAGTTCTTCTCCTGCAGCAACGACACCAGCGTGAGGAGATGGATGGTGGCCGGGGAGTGTGTCCAGGTCTACCTCGGCCACACAAACTACATCTACAGCATAGCCATCTTCCCCAACAGCCACG ACTTTATAAGCACAGGAGAGGACCGGACCGTGAGGATATGGAGGAAGGGGGAGTGCCATCAGACCATCCGCCTACCGGCCCAGTCGGTGTGGAGCTGCTGCATTCTGCCCAACAACGACATAGCGGTGGGGGCCAG cgATGGGCTCATCCGAGTGTTCACGGAGGCAGAGGATCGCGTGGCCAGTCCACAGGAGCTGCTGGCCTTCGAGGACGAGCTCTCCAAGACCACCATAGACCCCAAGACGGGAGACCTGGGGGACATCAAGATCGACGACCTGCCTGGGAGGGAACACCTGGACGAGCCTG GGAACCGCGACGGACAGACGCGTCTGATCAAGGAGGCGGACAAGGTGGAGGCGTACCAGTGGAGCGTCAGCGAGAGCCGCTGGATGAAGATCGGAGACGTGGTGGGAGGGTCCAGCCAGCACACCACCAAGAAGGTCACGTACGAGGGGAAG GAGTACGACTTTGTGTTCACCATCGACGTGAACGAGGGAGGTCCGTCCATGAAGCTGCCCTACAACATGTCCGAGGATCCCTGGCTCACCGCACACAACTTCCTGCAGAAGAACGACCTGAGCTCCGCCTTCCTGGACCAGGTGGCCAACTTCATCATCGAGAACTCCAAGGGGCACGTGGTGGGGCCGGCCACCCCCAGCGCAGTAGACCCCTTCACTG GATCTGGGCGCTACGTCCCGGGAGCGGCGGACGGCAGGACGGGCTTCGGGGCGGACCCCTTCACAG GCTCTGGCCGATACATCCCCGGGTCGGGATCCACCGGCGGCTCGACAGGTGCGACCGACCCCTTTACAG GTGGAGGTGCCTACTCCTCCGCAGCCTTCAGGCAGACCGCCACCAACATCTACTTCCCCAAGACGGACGGCGTGACCTTCGACCAGGCCAACGCCACACAGATTATGG CCAAGCTGAAGGAGCTGAACGGCACGGCCTCCCCGGAGCACAAGCTGTCGGAGGAGTTTGTGGAGAGCCTGAAGAGGATGCTGGACAGCGTGGTGGGCGGAGCCAACAACTCCACGCCGCCACCCAGCCTGCAGCAGATCAACCTGCTCTGGAAGGCGTCCCACTGGCCTGAAG acatcgTGTTCCCCGTGCTGGACATCCTGCGGCTGGCGGTGCGGCACCCGCAGGTCAACGAGAGCCTGTGCGGCGAGGCGGAGGGCGTGCAGCTCTGCAACCACCTGCTGGGCCTGATGGCCCCCCAGGGCCGGCCGGCCAACCAGATGCTGGCCCTGAGGACTCTGTGCAACTGCTTCGGGGGCCCCCAGGGCCGCGCCCTCCTCCTGGCGCAGCGGGAGGCCGTGCTGGCGCGCGCGGCCGAGCTGGCCGTCGGCGGCAGCAAGAACACCCAGGTGGCGCTGGCCACGCTGCTGCTGAACTACGCGGGCTGCCTTCACGGGCGGCCCGACCTGGAGGCCAAGGCGCAGTGCCTGTCGGTGGCCAGCAGCGCGCTGGAGTCGGTGCAGGACAAGGAGGCGGTGTTCCGGCTGCTGGTGGCGCTGGGCACGACCCTGGCCTCGGACCAGTCGGCCCGAGAGCTGGCCCGCTCCCTGGGGGTCACCTCCCAGATCGCCAAGTACTCGTCGGTGGCGGACCCGGCCAAGGTGGGCGAGTGCTGCCAGCTGGTGCTGAATGAACTGCAGTGa